Proteins found in one Pseudodesulfovibrio sp. JC047 genomic segment:
- the nhaB gene encoding sodium/proton antiporter NhaB has translation MSQSLTHAFGRNFLGNSPKWYKLAILAFLVLNPILVYTVGPFVAGWVLIAEFIFTLAMALKCYPLPAGGLLAMQAVFLGLTNPETVYQEALNNFEVILLLIFMVAGIYFMKDFLQFTFTRILTKVRSKIIISLLFCFAGAFLSAFLDALTVTAVIIAVAYGFYNVYHRYASGKDMSCSHDLCSDDPVKDAARQDLQDFRAFLRNLMMHGAVGTALGGVCTIVGEPQNLLIGSEMGWHFIPFFLKVAPVSMPVLATGLLTCMLVEKFHIFGYGAQMPGNIRSHLLETAIKMEEKRGMRGKAKLIVQALIGLWLICALAMHLAAVGIIGLSVIVLLTCFNGFTDEHQLGPAFEEALPFTALLVVFFSIVGVIHDQHLFAPVMDVVLSMHGQAQLAAYYIANGILSMISDNVFVATVYISETKMHFTQLLGTFPGVQDSVALMERLTDGHLDRAQTISTLPAAIQGQVTDMMNHFDKLAVAINTGTNIPSVATPNGQAAFLFLLTSALAPVIRLSYGRMVVLALPYTITMSIMGLVATYYFM, from the coding sequence ATGTCTCAATCCCTGACCCATGCCTTTGGCAGAAACTTCCTCGGCAATTCGCCGAAATGGTACAAACTTGCCATCCTGGCCTTCCTTGTACTCAACCCCATTCTCGTTTACACGGTCGGTCCCTTTGTGGCTGGCTGGGTTCTCATCGCGGAATTCATCTTCACGCTGGCCATGGCACTCAAATGTTATCCGCTTCCCGCTGGTGGTTTGCTGGCCATGCAAGCGGTCTTTCTCGGACTAACAAATCCGGAAACCGTGTACCAAGAAGCACTGAACAACTTCGAAGTCATTCTGCTGCTAATCTTCATGGTCGCAGGCATTTACTTCATGAAGGATTTCCTTCAATTCACCTTTACCCGCATCCTGACCAAGGTCCGCTCCAAAATCATCATCTCATTGCTGTTCTGTTTTGCCGGCGCGTTCCTGTCCGCATTTCTGGATGCCCTCACCGTGACCGCGGTCATCATTGCCGTGGCCTATGGATTCTATAATGTCTACCATCGATACGCATCCGGCAAAGACATGTCCTGCTCTCACGATCTCTGCTCGGATGATCCGGTCAAAGACGCTGCCCGCCAGGATCTTCAGGATTTCCGCGCTTTTTTGCGCAACCTGATGATGCACGGCGCAGTGGGAACCGCCCTCGGCGGTGTCTGCACCATCGTTGGTGAACCGCAAAACCTGCTTATCGGCTCAGAAATGGGCTGGCACTTTATTCCGTTCTTCCTCAAGGTGGCTCCGGTTTCCATGCCAGTTCTCGCAACAGGTCTCCTGACATGTATGCTTGTCGAAAAATTCCATATATTTGGCTATGGCGCGCAAATGCCGGGCAATATCCGTTCGCACCTGCTCGAAACGGCAATCAAGATGGAAGAAAAACGAGGTATGCGAGGCAAGGCCAAACTCATTGTCCAGGCCCTGATCGGCCTCTGGTTGATCTGCGCATTGGCCATGCATTTGGCCGCCGTCGGTATCATCGGCCTGTCTGTCATCGTCTTGTTGACCTGCTTCAACGGATTCACTGATGAACACCAGCTCGGACCGGCATTTGAAGAGGCCCTGCCCTTCACCGCTCTGCTCGTGGTCTTCTTCTCCATTGTCGGTGTCATCCACGATCAGCACCTGTTCGCTCCGGTCATGGATGTCGTCCTGTCCATGCACGGTCAAGCGCAGTTGGCTGCCTATTACATTGCCAACGGTATCCTTTCCATGATCTCGGACAACGTCTTTGTGGCGACAGTCTACATCTCGGAAACCAAGATGCACTTCACCCAATTGCTTGGCACATTCCCAGGGGTTCAGGACAGCGTTGCCCTCATGGAACGGCTGACCGACGGACATCTGGACCGCGCGCAGACCATTTCGACACTGCCCGCCGCCATTCAGGGACAAGTCACTGACATGATGAACCACTTCGACAAGCTGGCTGTGGCCATCAACACCGGAACCAACATCCCGTCCGTGGCAACACCCAACGGACAGGCCGCGTTCCTGTTCCTCCTGACCTCGGCCCTGGCCCCGGTCATCAGACTCTCCTATGGCCGCATGGTCGTTCTGGCTCTGCCGTATACCATCACCATGTCGATCATGGGTCTCGTCGCCACCTACTATTTCATGTAG